A stretch of DNA from Natronoarchaeum philippinense:
CGTCGTTCTCGTGGCGACCGGGTTCGTTCGAATCTGCCTGCTGTACCGGCTGTTGGGCGTCGACACGTCCGACTCGCGGTAGCGATGGAGCGCTTTCAAAACACCGGCCAGCCCGACTGGGACTGGTGGGGAAAGCTCTGGCCGACGCCCGGCGCGACGCTTCGACGCCTCGGCGTCGAACCCGATCGATCGGTCGCAGAAGTCGGCTGTGGCAGCGGCTACTTCGCCCTGCCGGCCGCACGGATCGTCGACCCCGAACCGGTGTACGCGATCGACCTCGACGAGCACCTTCTCGACGACCTCGACCACGTCGCCGAGCAGCAACGCATCGACAACGTCGTTCCGATCCACGGCGACGCCCGCGAACTGACGGCCGTTCTCCCCGAGCGCGTCGACACCCTCGTGATTGCGAACACGTTCCACGGCGTCGACGATGAGGCGAGAATCGTCGAACAGGCGTTCGACGCGCTCGCGCCCGGGGGGCGCCTCGCGGTCGTCAACTGGCACGACCGCCCCCGAGAGAACACGACCGTTGCAGGCGAGCCTCGCGGCCCGCCGACCGACCTCCGGATGACGCCCGTGGAGACCGAAGACGCCGTGTGTTCGGCCGCCGCGTTCGAACTCGATCGGCGGGTCGATCTGCCGCCGTACCATTACGCGCTCCTGTTCGATCGTTAGCAGGACGGTACGCCCGCGTTCGCGGCCGTCGCCCGCCGCTCTACTGCATTTTCACAATCTTGGAACAAGGGTACAATACTAATAGGCTGTGGCCCCAACTCTCTCGTGTGAGCTACCCGTGACTGATATCGAACCCGACGACACCGTCGACGCCAGAGGCGCAGCCTGCCCGGGTCCGCTGATGGACCTTATCGGAAAGATGCGAAGCGCCGACTCCGGCGCCGTGATCCGGCTGCTCAGCGACGCCGAGCAGTCGCACACCGACGTGCCCGAGTGGGCCGACGAGGCCGGAAACGAGGTGCTCGCCGTCGAAGAGCTCGACGACCACACCGCGTTCTACGTGGAGAAAGCATGACGGAACACATCGTCATCGTCGGCGGCGGGACCGGCGGGAGCGTGCTCGCCAACGACCTCGCAGACCGGCTCGACGCCGAAATCGAAGCCGGCGACGTTCGCGTCACGCTGGTCAACGACGGTCCCGAGCAGGTCTACAAGCCCGTCTGGCTGTACGTCCCCTTCGGCCAGCGCGAGCCCGAGGACGGGCGGCGTCGCCTCGACGAACTCGTCGACGACGCCGTCGACCTTCGGATCGACCGCGTGACCGACATCGACACCGAAAACAAGCGGCTCCGGTTCCGCGGCGGGTCGCCCTCCGTCAGCTACGACTACCTCGTGCTCGCCACCGGATCGACGCTCGAACCCGATCAGATCCCCGGCCTCGCGGAGGGCGGGCACGACTACTACAGTGAGTCCGGTGCGGAAGATCTCCGCGAGGAGCTGCTGGAATTCACCGAGGGAGAACTCGTGTTGAGCGTCATCGGAACGCCCCACATGTGCCCGGCGGCTCCCTTGGAGTTCGTGTTCATGGCCGACGACTGGTTCCGCGAGCGCGGGCTCCGCGAGGACGTCGAGATCACCTACACCTACCCGATCCAGCGCGTCCACGGTAACCCCCACATCGCCGAGTGGGCGAAGCCGATCATGGACGAGCGCGACATCAACGTCGAGACGTTCTTCAACGCCGAGGAGATCGACCCGGACGCGAAGACGATCACCTCGATGGAGGGAACCGACCTCGACTACGACCTGCTCGTGACGATCCCGCCCCACGCCGGTATCGACCTGATCGAGGAGGCCGGACTCGGCGACGACGGCTGGGCCGACGTCGACAAGCACACGCTCGAAGCCGAGGCCGCCGAGGACGTGTACGCGCTCGGCGACACCGCCGATACGGGCGTCCCCAACGCCGGCAGCGTCGCCCACTATCAGGCCGGCGTCGTCGGCCAGCGCCTCGCCAGCGAGATCCGCGGCCGTCCCGCGACGGCGACCTACGACGGCAAGACGCTGTGCTTCATCGAGACGGGGATGGACGCGGCATCCTTCGTCGAGTTCGACTACGAGAACCCGCCGTCGCCCGCGCCGCCGTCCCAGAAGCTCCACTGGTCGAAGCTGGCGTACAACGAGTCCTACTGGCTCACCGCGCGAGGGCTGCTCTGACCATGTCGGAAGAACAGCTGTCCGACCGATCCGACCTCGAAGCGGCGATCGAGCAAAACCCCGAGGCGGTCGCCGAGTTCGTCGAGCGCCTCGACGCCGTCAACGAGCTGCTCGACGTGCTCTCGCTGGGCGAGAGCGCCCTCGACGACGAGATGGTCCGCGAACTCGCGTCTACGGGCTCGACGCTCGCGGAATCGGCCGATGGGATCGCCACTGACGAGACGGTCGCGCTGGCCGAAACGGTCGGCCAAAACGGCGACGAACTGCGCGAGGCGCTCGACACGCTGGTTACGCTCCAGCGCAGCGGGACGCTGGACGAACTGGCCGAGATCGCGGAGGTCGGCTCGCTTGCGACCGCGGCGCTCGACGACGAGATGGTTCGGTCGCTGGCCGGCACCGGCGCCGCCGTCGGCGAGGTCGCCCAGACGGCCGCCGAGGACGACACCCGCGACGGCATCGAGACGCTGCTCGACGGCGTCGGCGAGGCCGAACGCGGCGAGCCAGAGCGGGTCGGACCCGTCGGCCTGCTCCGAGGGATCCGTGACCCGGACGTGCAGTACGGGCTCGGCTATCTGCTGGCGCTCGCGGGTGCGATCGGCCGGCAGCGCTCCGAGGCTGATTCGGCCTGATCGGCCCGCCGGCAGTTCGGTAGCGGTCACCTCACTCAGCCGCCACACAGTGGTTGCCGTTCTGTGTCACAGCTTCGCCGCTCGATATTTGCTGCCGCAGTGATTTTCGGCGTCGACCGGCGTAACAGCAGTCTCGACGGCGTCGATGGTTATATGTCTAAAGAGAACCATCTGTAATAATATGGCACGCACGCGCCGCGGCGTCCTCGGCCGTCTCGGCGCGGCGGCCGGCACCACGCTTCTCTCGTCGCTGGCCGGCTGCAGTGGCTCCCGTCCGCGAGACAGTTCTCGGACGACCGTCCGCGTCGGGTCGAAGCCGTTCCCCGAGCAGGAGATTTTGGGGACCCTCGCCTACGAGCGCCTGCAGGGACTCGACGACGTACAGGTCGTCAACGAGATCGGTTACGGCGACTCGCTGGCGAACTGGCGAGCGACGACCGAGGGGGTCAAACATCTCTACTGGGAGTACACGGGGACCGCGTGGGTCGAACTCCCGCCGCGGCACGACGAACGGATCACCGATCCCCAGCGTCTCTACGAGCGCGCCGCCGAGGACGCCAGCGCGAGCGGTCTCGACATGGCCTCCCCGGCGTCGTTTTCCAACGAGTACGTGCTCGTCGCTGACCGAGAGTGGAGCGAGCGCACCGGCGTCGCGACGATCAGCGACCTCATCGCCCACGCCGAGGCAGGCAACACCGACTTCGGCGTCGCCGTCAATCAGGCGTTTTTCCACCGACAGGACGGCTGGCGAGGCGTCACGGCGTACTACGGACTCGACGCCGACGTGCGGACGGCGATCGAAGCGGGGCCGTTCGTCGTCACGTCGGTGGCGCTGCCCTACGTGTTGCTGTCCGAGGGACAGATGCAAGTGGCGAGCGGGTTCGCCACCGATCCCCAACTCGACCGGCTCGATGCCGTCGTACTCGACGACGACCGGGAGTATTTCCTTCCCTACCAGCCCGTCCCGACCGCCCACGCGCCGACGGTCGAGGCCCAGCCGCGCATTCTCGGCGCGCTCGAACCGATCGTCGCGTCGCTGGACGAGGCAACGATCCGCCGGCTCACCGGGCGCGTCCTGTTCGAGGGCGCATCGCCGACGGAAGTCGCACGATCGCATCTCGACGCCGTGGGGGAGTTGCCGTGACGCGGCGTTTTGATGTCGTGAGGGGGTTGCCGTGACGCGGCGTCTCGGCGCCGCGACGCACGCCGGTTGTCCCTCCGTCTCCGGGGGTGCGTTCGACCGTGCGTGAGCGACTGCTCGCGCTGCCGGGCGTCGGGCGAATCGCTGCGGCGATCCGGGCATCCTACCGCCGGAAGCTGGCGGTCGCACTGTTCGTCGTCTTGCTGATCTGTGGCGTCGCCGTCGCGGGACTGTACGTCCAAGTCGGTGGGCTGCTCGACGAGAACGTCGAACAGTCGATGACGGCCAGCGCGAGCGCGGAGGCCGGCGAGCTGACCGAGTGGAGCAATCAGCACCGGCTGGTCGCCCGGGCGCTGTCCGAACACCCGGTCTACGAAGGCGGCAACGACACGGCGATCCGAGCGCACCTGCGGTCCAAGCGGGCCGACTGGACCGACGCCGCGATCACCGACGCGTACCTGATCGACCGGCGGAACCGGTCGGTCGGCCCGAGCACTGCCCGTTCCCTCGACGGGACGCCGGTCTCCGAGCTGCCGTGGGAACAGACGTTCGCGTTCCAGCGATTCGACGACGTGCGGACGACCCAGCCCTATCGGACCGCCGACGGCGAGACGGTCGTCGGCTTCGTCACGCCGATCCGACTGCTGCCAGAGCACCTGCTGGTCGTCGCCGTCGACACGACGAGCGTGTTCGGCCGGTTCGAACACCCCGTCGACGGCGGGTTCACGCGCGTCGTCAACTCCAACGGGACGGTCGTGTTCGCCGACGACCGATCGGCAACGCTCGAACAGTACCTGCCGGGAATGCTCCGAGCGCAGGCCGTCAGCAGTGGCTTGCACGGCGAGTCCGGCTTCGTCGAGCGCCCGCGATACGGCCAGTCGTCGGGCGAGGGCGAGTACGTCGCCGCCTACGCCCCCGTCGCGGGCACCGACTGGGTCGTCGTCGAACACGCCCCGCGCAGCGAGGCCTACGCGATCAACAGGCAGGCCCGTGCGTGGATCGGCGCGCTCGGCTTTCTCGCGCTTCTCGGGTGTGGCGGCGTCGTGCTCGTGCTCGGCGCCGACGTGACTCGCGCGCTGTCGCGGCTCTCCCGGCGTGCCGATCGTATCCAGAACGGCGAGTACGACGTGGAGTTCGACACCGACCGCCCCGACGAGTTCGGCGATCTCAACCGAACGCTGGCGACGACGCGAGACACGCTCCGCCAGCGCATCGACGAGGTCCGCGAGACCAGAGACGCGCTCGAAGCCTCGAACGCCGCCCTGGAAAAACGCTCGGCGATGGTGAGCGTGCTCAACCGAATCCTCCGGCACAACGTCCGCAACGACGTCAACGTCATCGCCGGTCGGGCCGAACTGGCCGCCAAGCACGCCGACGACGATGACAGCCGTCGGGAGTTCGAGATCATCCGACAGACGGCGCGAGATCTGGGTGCAGTTTCCGATCGCACCCAGCGCATCAAGCAACTGCTCTCGGCCGAGGCGACCGATAGCGTTCCCATCGAACTTCCCGACCGCCTCGACGGGCCGCTCCGCGAGGTACAGGAGACCTACCCCGAGTCGACGGTCTCCATCGAGAGCGCCGACGGCGTCACGCCCATCGTCGACGCGGTCGAACCGCTTCCCCTCGCTATCGCCGACGTGATCGAGCAGATCATCTCCCACAACGACGGGGGCGTAGATATTGCTATATCTGTCCAATCCTGCACGGACAACGCGGACGCCGGCTTTGTCGTGGTGTCCATCGACGACGATGGCAATGGCCTCCCCGAAGTGGACGTTCAGGCCGTTAGCACCGGCACGGAGACACCACTCGACCACGCCGAGGGGCTGGCACTGTGGTGTCTCGAATGGACTGTCAACGAGTCCGGCGGCGACCTCTGTGTCGACGCCGCGGACGCGACCGTCGAGATACGGCTGCCGGCGTACGACGCCGAACCGGCGGCGGCGGAGGACTGAAATGCTCGTTTCACACGCTTTCTGGGGCTCACTGCCGTGGATGAATATTGTACAGTAATCCCAAGATTATTAGCTAACCGGAGCGTATTCGCCGATAATGACACCGAGACTCCGCGACGCACGGGACGTGCGAACGCTTCGGGATCTGGCCGCCTGCTCTGGGGACTGACCATGAACCCGACCGAACTTCGCGCCGACACGCCGGCGCTCCGCGACGGCGTCTATCTGAACTTCGGCGCACACGGACCCAGCCCGCGGTACGTCGTCGACGCCGCCGACGAGTTCGTCCGCTCGCACGAGTTCGATGCGCCGGTCCGAGACGACCCCTACGACGCCGCCTTCGACGCGTTCGACCGAACCCGCGAGCGCGTCGCCGACTTCGTCGGCGCCGAGGCCGACGAGATCGCCCTGACCGAGAGCACAACCGCGGGCATCAACGCCGTCGCCAACGCGATCGACTGGGCGTCCGGCGACGCGGTCGTCCGAACCGACCTCGAACATCCCGCCGGAACGCTCCCGTGGCAACGGCTCGAACGGGAGGGCGTCGAGGTTCGCGTCGTCGAGACCGAGGACGGACGCGTCGATCCCGACGACTTCGCCGAGGCGGTCGAGGGCGCGACGCTTGCGTGTTTCAGCGCTGTGACGTGGACCCACGGCACGCAGCTCCCGGTCTCCGAACTCGTCGACATCGCCCACGACGCCGGCGCGCTCGCGCTGGTCGACGCCGTGCAGGTGCCCGGCCAGATGCCGATGGACGTCGGCGCGTGGGGCGCCGACGCGGTCGCGGCGGCGGGCCACAAGTGGCTGCTCGGACTCTGGGGCGGCGGCTTCCTCTACGTCGACCGCGACGTGGCTGAGACGCTTGCCCCGCGAACGGTCGGCTACCGGAGCGTCGAGACGCCGACGGCCGACCCCTACGAGTTCGCGCCGGGCGCTCGCCGGTTCGAGGTCGGGTCGGCCAACCCCGCCCCCCACGTCGCGCTCGGCGAGGCGATCGACGCGATCGACGAGGTCGGCGTCGACCGGATCACAGAGCGCATTCAGGAGTTGGCCGGCCGGCTCGCCGACGGCGTCCCCGAGGAGCGCCTGCGAAGCCCGGCGACGCCGGAGTCGGGACTCGTGACGATCGACGTCGACGATCCGGGCGCGACCGTCGATCGACTCGCAAAAGAGGGCATCGTCGTTCGGGCGCTGCCCCATCCGAACGCGATCCGCGCGTCGGTTCACGCGGTCAACACCGCCGACGACGTCGATCGGCTGCTCGACGCGCTGGCCCCCGAGTGGGACTGATCAGGGCCAGAGCCCGCGGATCTCGTGGGCCTCCGCGATCCGCGAGAGCGCGACCACGTACGCCGCCTCGCGCCAGGTAACGTCCCGAGCTTCGTACTCGTCTCGGACCGCGCGCCACGCCGCGCGCATCTCCGTCTCCAGTTCGTCGTTGACCCGTTCGAGCGACCACGAGCGCCGGTTGATATCCTGTAGCCACTCGAAGTAGCTCACGGTGACGCCGCCGGCGTTGGC
This window harbors:
- a CDS encoding sulfurtransferase TusA family protein, which gives rise to MTDIEPDDTVDARGAACPGPLMDLIGKMRSADSGAVIRLLSDAEQSHTDVPEWADEAGNEVLAVEELDDHTAFYVEKA
- a CDS encoding aminotransferase class V-fold PLP-dependent enzyme, whose product is MNPTELRADTPALRDGVYLNFGAHGPSPRYVVDAADEFVRSHEFDAPVRDDPYDAAFDAFDRTRERVADFVGAEADEIALTESTTAGINAVANAIDWASGDAVVRTDLEHPAGTLPWQRLEREGVEVRVVETEDGRVDPDDFAEAVEGATLACFSAVTWTHGTQLPVSELVDIAHDAGALALVDAVQVPGQMPMDVGAWGADAVAAAGHKWLLGLWGGGFLYVDRDVAETLAPRTVGYRSVETPTADPYEFAPGARRFEVGSANPAPHVALGEAIDAIDEVGVDRITERIQELAGRLADGVPEERLRSPATPESGLVTIDVDDPGATVDRLAKEGIVVRALPHPNAIRASVHAVNTADDVDRLLDALAPEWD
- a CDS encoding glycine betaine ABC transporter substrate-binding protein; translated protein: MARTRRGVLGRLGAAAGTTLLSSLAGCSGSRPRDSSRTTVRVGSKPFPEQEILGTLAYERLQGLDDVQVVNEIGYGDSLANWRATTEGVKHLYWEYTGTAWVELPPRHDERITDPQRLYERAAEDASASGLDMASPASFSNEYVLVADREWSERTGVATISDLIAHAEAGNTDFGVAVNQAFFHRQDGWRGVTAYYGLDADVRTAIEAGPFVVTSVALPYVLLSEGQMQVASGFATDPQLDRLDAVVLDDDREYFLPYQPVPTAHAPTVEAQPRILGALEPIVASLDEATIRRLTGRVLFEGASPTEVARSHLDAVGELP
- a CDS encoding NAD(P)/FAD-dependent oxidoreductase, with the translated sequence MTEHIVIVGGGTGGSVLANDLADRLDAEIEAGDVRVTLVNDGPEQVYKPVWLYVPFGQREPEDGRRRLDELVDDAVDLRIDRVTDIDTENKRLRFRGGSPSVSYDYLVLATGSTLEPDQIPGLAEGGHDYYSESGAEDLREELLEFTEGELVLSVIGTPHMCPAAPLEFVFMADDWFRERGLREDVEITYTYPIQRVHGNPHIAEWAKPIMDERDINVETFFNAEEIDPDAKTITSMEGTDLDYDLLVTIPPHAGIDLIEEAGLGDDGWADVDKHTLEAEAAEDVYALGDTADTGVPNAGSVAHYQAGVVGQRLASEIRGRPATATYDGKTLCFIETGMDAASFVEFDYENPPSPAPPSQKLHWSKLAYNESYWLTARGLL
- a CDS encoding DUF1641 domain-containing protein codes for the protein MSEEQLSDRSDLEAAIEQNPEAVAEFVERLDAVNELLDVLSLGESALDDEMVRELASTGSTLAESADGIATDETVALAETVGQNGDELREALDTLVTLQRSGTLDELAEIAEVGSLATAALDDEMVRSLAGTGAAVGEVAQTAAEDDTRDGIETLLDGVGEAERGEPERVGPVGLLRGIRDPDVQYGLGYLLALAGAIGRQRSEADSA
- a CDS encoding HAMP domain-containing protein, translated to MRERLLALPGVGRIAAAIRASYRRKLAVALFVVLLICGVAVAGLYVQVGGLLDENVEQSMTASASAEAGELTEWSNQHRLVARALSEHPVYEGGNDTAIRAHLRSKRADWTDAAITDAYLIDRRNRSVGPSTARSLDGTPVSELPWEQTFAFQRFDDVRTTQPYRTADGETVVGFVTPIRLLPEHLLVVAVDTTSVFGRFEHPVDGGFTRVVNSNGTVVFADDRSATLEQYLPGMLRAQAVSSGLHGESGFVERPRYGQSSGEGEYVAAYAPVAGTDWVVVEHAPRSEAYAINRQARAWIGALGFLALLGCGGVVLVLGADVTRALSRLSRRADRIQNGEYDVEFDTDRPDEFGDLNRTLATTRDTLRQRIDEVRETRDALEASNAALEKRSAMVSVLNRILRHNVRNDVNVIAGRAELAAKHADDDDSRREFEIIRQTARDLGAVSDRTQRIKQLLSAEATDSVPIELPDRLDGPLREVQETYPESTVSIESADGVTPIVDAVEPLPLAIADVIEQIISHNDGGVDIAISVQSCTDNADAGFVVVSIDDDGNGLPEVDVQAVSTGTETPLDHAEGLALWCLEWTVNESGGDLCVDAADATVEIRLPAYDAEPAAAED
- a CDS encoding class I SAM-dependent methyltransferase; its protein translation is MERFQNTGQPDWDWWGKLWPTPGATLRRLGVEPDRSVAEVGCGSGYFALPAARIVDPEPVYAIDLDEHLLDDLDHVAEQQRIDNVVPIHGDARELTAVLPERVDTLVIANTFHGVDDEARIVEQAFDALAPGGRLAVVNWHDRPRENTTVAGEPRGPPTDLRMTPVETEDAVCSAAAFELDRRVDLPPYHYALLFDR